GGATGTTAAAATTGAAGATGGTTGAATAATGAGGGGGTAAATTGAGATAGGCTATTCATAATGTGACATTGTCAAGTGATTCTGTCTACTAAATTTATCGAAACAAGATATACAAGCTATAGTGTTTTTTATTTAACCATAGATTTTTTTTCGTGTAATAAACAAACTGGTAAATTAATTTTTAGGCGAAAAACAGGTTAAAATAACCGATTAATTTATTAACCTGATTTAGGATTCTATGCGTAAGTGGGACGGGATGCAAAACAACATTGATTTAAGATCACCGAGACATGATAAAAGACCTCTTGTTATCAGGGCATTAAGGAGAAGTACTATAAGAAAGAAGATAGTGGATTATCTTTTTGAGATCAGCCCAAGTAGTAGCTATACTTCTGAGATAGCTTACCATGTAAAAACAACGCCTACAAATGTTATAG
The nucleotide sequence above comes from Candidatus Thermoplasmatota archaeon. Encoded proteins:
- a CDS encoding archaellum operon transcriptional activator EarA family protein; amino-acid sequence: MQNNIDLRSPRHDKRPLVIRALRRSTIRKKIVDYLFEISPSSSYTSEIAYHVKTTPTNVIGAIRGMESRYREDESLISLNIVEQTSGGKDIKLYRLTDFGREIMEQIRSNKDR